One stretch of Alcaligenes faecalis DNA includes these proteins:
- the mutY gene encoding A/G-specific adenine glycosylase, with the protein MSLPEPRPQDLAEKVVAWQKTSGRHHLPWQNTQDPYRVWLSEIMLQQTQVATVLGYYERFLERFPTVKDLAAAEQDEVMPYWAGLGYYARARNLHRCAREVMEKWGGSFPGNATDLATLPGIGRSTACAIAAFCFGERSPIMDGNVKRVFTRYFGIYGPTQKKAVENTLWAKADEVVELAPASLDMAAYTQGLMDLGSQCCTRSKPTCSLCPLQSDCYAHTHQAQSELPSPKERIRQDERYAHMLILELNGQVLLEQRPDKGIWGGLLTLPQFEDAVSLQTAALHWSNEEAIALASFQHVFSHFKLHITPWLLHVDESVLAEPVAGQQWQDHEALEQTALPAPIRKLLLGLYQSKDSEQLLLS; encoded by the coding sequence ATGTCACTTCCTGAACCCCGTCCCCAAGATCTGGCCGAAAAAGTGGTGGCCTGGCAAAAAACCTCCGGCCGCCACCACCTCCCCTGGCAGAACACGCAAGACCCGTACCGCGTCTGGCTTTCCGAAATCATGTTGCAGCAAACCCAGGTCGCCACCGTCTTGGGTTATTACGAGCGCTTTCTGGAGCGCTTCCCTACCGTCAAGGATCTGGCCGCTGCCGAGCAGGACGAAGTCATGCCCTATTGGGCCGGTTTGGGCTACTACGCCCGCGCCCGCAACTTGCACCGCTGTGCCCGCGAGGTCATGGAAAAATGGGGTGGCAGTTTTCCGGGCAATGCCACAGATCTGGCGACCTTACCCGGCATAGGACGCTCTACCGCCTGTGCCATCGCCGCCTTCTGTTTTGGGGAACGCAGCCCCATCATGGACGGCAACGTGAAACGTGTGTTCACGCGCTACTTCGGGATCTATGGACCCACGCAGAAAAAGGCCGTGGAAAACACCTTGTGGGCCAAGGCCGATGAAGTGGTGGAACTTGCCCCTGCAAGCCTGGATATGGCGGCTTACACCCAAGGGCTGATGGACCTGGGCTCGCAATGCTGTACGCGTAGCAAGCCCACCTGTAGTCTCTGTCCGCTGCAAAGCGACTGCTATGCCCACACGCACCAGGCACAGTCCGAGCTGCCCAGCCCCAAAGAGCGTATCCGCCAGGATGAACGCTATGCGCATATGCTGATTCTGGAGCTGAATGGGCAGGTCTTGCTGGAGCAACGACCCGACAAGGGTATTTGGGGTGGTCTGCTGACCCTGCCTCAATTCGAGGATGCCGTGAGTCTGCAAACGGCAGCACTGCATTGGTCCAATGAAGAAGCCATTGCCCTGGCCTCTTTCCAGCACGTGTTTTCACACTTCAAGCTGCACATCACGCCTTGGCTGCTGCACGTCGATGAGTCTGTGTTGGCCGAGCCAGTGGCAGGTCAACAATGGCAGGATCATGAAGCATTGGAGCAGACCGCTTTGCCTGCGCCCATACGCAAGTTGCTACTGGGCTTGTACCAGAGCAAAGATAGTGAGCAATTACTTCTGAGTTGA
- the rodA gene encoding rod shape-determining protein RodA — protein MKRLLQLGLRAITAFDWPLLLLLVLMAALGMTVMHSAVGGTDWRFADQVRNFLLAFGVMWLAALIPPSLWMKLAPVVYSIGVVLLLGVEFFGETSKGATRWLDLGVARIQPSEMLKISVPLMLAWYFHRYQRPKMSLLDFMVAGILLMIPFLLIVRQPDLGTALLVFAAGFCVIYFAGLSFKLIVPIVVVLVLGISALLYYEDYICVPDLDWVVLHDYQKHRVCTLLNPGSDRLGRGFHTIQSMIAIGSGGVYGKGYMMGTQSHLDFVPERTTDFIFAVFAEEFGLYGGIMLLVLYALLILRGLSIAAVAHTQFSRLLAGSMSMMLFVYVFVNIGMVTGILPVVGVPLPFLSYGGTALMTLGVACGMLMSISNDKPARPA, from the coding sequence ATGAAGCGACTTTTGCAACTGGGCCTGAGAGCCATCACCGCCTTTGACTGGCCCTTGCTGCTTTTGCTGGTGCTGATGGCTGCGCTGGGCATGACAGTCATGCATTCCGCGGTAGGTGGTACGGACTGGCGCTTTGCCGATCAGGTACGTAATTTCCTGCTGGCCTTTGGTGTGATGTGGCTGGCTGCTCTGATACCCCCCAGCTTGTGGATGAAGCTGGCTCCGGTGGTGTATTCGATCGGGGTGGTGCTGCTTCTGGGGGTGGAGTTCTTTGGTGAAACCAGCAAGGGCGCAACGCGCTGGCTGGACCTGGGGGTGGCCCGTATTCAGCCTTCGGAAATGCTCAAGATATCCGTGCCCTTGATGCTGGCCTGGTATTTCCACCGCTATCAGCGGCCCAAGATGAGTCTGCTGGACTTCATGGTGGCGGGCATCTTGCTGATGATTCCTTTCCTGCTGATCGTGCGTCAGCCGGACTTGGGCACGGCTTTGCTGGTCTTTGCGGCCGGTTTCTGCGTGATTTACTTTGCAGGCCTGTCCTTCAAGCTGATTGTGCCGATTGTGGTGGTGCTGGTGCTGGGCATCAGTGCCTTGCTGTACTACGAAGACTATATCTGCGTACCTGACCTTGATTGGGTGGTGCTGCACGACTACCAGAAGCACCGGGTCTGCACGCTGCTGAACCCTGGTAGTGACCGTCTGGGCAGAGGTTTTCACACCATCCAGTCCATGATTGCGATCGGCTCGGGTGGTGTTTACGGCAAGGGTTACATGATGGGCACCCAGTCCCATCTGGACTTCGTGCCCGAGCGTACAACCGACTTTATTTTCGCGGTGTTTGCTGAAGAGTTCGGTCTGTATGGCGGCATCATGCTGCTGGTGCTGTATGCCTTGCTGATTCTGCGTGGCCTGTCGATTGCTGCCGTGGCCCACACCCAATTCAGCCGTTTGCTGGCTGGCTCCATGTCCATGATGCTATTCGTCTATGTATTCGTGAACATAGGCATGGTGACGGGGATTCTGCCCGTGGTGGGCGTGCCTTTGCCTTTCCTGAGTTATGGCGGTACAGCCTTGATGACCTTGGGCGTGGCCTGCGGGATGCTGATGAGTATCAGCAACGATAAGCCAGCGCGGCCTGCTTAG
- the mrdA gene encoding penicillin-binding protein 2, with the protein MFEFKKTSHQLRQRILFRALVAAVLACVLLGVLGVRLWYLQVVRYEGFAARADQNRIAVIPITPRRGEILDRNGEVLARNYRDYTLSAVPASLGEPVDDMLDRVGELVELSPRDRRRFKQNVAQNSRYSEILLRNNLSDDEAAWFSAHAFKFPGVTLQARWVREYPQGEAAAHVLGYVGRISEGDQQRLEETGQTGNYRGTQVIGKKGIEKTWEKTLHGRTGIEEVEVAASGRPVRTLSRVDPVPGASLRLSLDIGLQKMAEALFKGRRGALVAIEPSTGEVLAFVSAPSFDPNLFIDGIDVENWRKLNDSPDHPLINRPLYGTYPIGSTYKPFVALAALETGKRKATDRISDPGYFEFGGQRFRNAGGAVYGSTDMHRALVVSSDTYFYSLGPEIGVDNLHDFMKQFGFGQHTGIDLDGERQGILPSTEWKRQAYKKPAQQRWYAGESISVAVGQGYNSFTVLQLAHATAVLASNGIVRPPHLVTQTLSPHDPEIEQPVRIDAKLIPLKQANVDVVKRALVDVVRLGTARRAFAGAAYQAAGKTGTAQVFSLRGAKYNANAIDERLRDHALFMSYAPADNPKIAVALIVENAGWGGSVAAPIVRKVFDYWLVERGQMQ; encoded by the coding sequence ATGTTTGAATTCAAAAAAACCTCGCATCAGTTGCGCCAGCGCATTCTGTTCCGCGCCTTGGTGGCGGCTGTTCTGGCCTGCGTACTGCTAGGGGTGCTGGGCGTGCGCTTGTGGTATTTGCAAGTGGTGCGCTACGAAGGCTTTGCCGCCCGAGCCGATCAGAACCGTATTGCCGTCATCCCGATTACCCCCCGCCGAGGCGAGATTCTGGACCGCAATGGCGAGGTTCTGGCCCGTAATTATCGGGACTACACCTTGTCGGCCGTGCCTGCCAGTTTGGGCGAGCCAGTAGACGATATGCTGGATCGAGTGGGCGAACTGGTGGAGTTAAGTCCACGTGATCGTCGTCGATTCAAGCAGAACGTCGCGCAAAACAGTCGATATTCCGAAATTCTACTACGCAACAACCTGAGCGATGATGAAGCCGCCTGGTTCTCTGCCCATGCCTTCAAATTCCCCGGCGTGACCCTGCAAGCCCGTTGGGTACGCGAGTACCCGCAGGGCGAGGCGGCGGCGCATGTGCTGGGTTATGTGGGCCGTATTTCCGAGGGTGATCAGCAGCGTCTGGAAGAAACCGGGCAAACCGGTAACTACCGTGGCACGCAGGTCATTGGCAAAAAAGGGATCGAGAAAACCTGGGAAAAGACCCTGCACGGTCGCACGGGCATCGAGGAAGTGGAAGTAGCTGCCTCGGGCCGTCCGGTACGGACCTTGAGCCGCGTGGACCCCGTACCGGGTGCCAGCTTGCGTTTGTCGCTGGATATTGGCTTGCAGAAAATGGCGGAAGCCCTGTTCAAAGGACGACGCGGTGCCTTGGTGGCGATTGAGCCCAGCACCGGCGAAGTGCTGGCCTTTGTGTCGGCCCCGTCTTTTGACCCGAACCTGTTTATTGACGGGATCGACGTAGAGAACTGGCGCAAGTTGAACGACTCGCCCGATCATCCGCTGATTAACCGTCCGCTGTACGGCACCTATCCTATCGGCTCGACCTACAAGCCGTTTGTGGCCTTGGCCGCTTTGGAAACAGGCAAGCGCAAGGCGACGGATCGTATTTCCGACCCTGGCTACTTTGAGTTTGGTGGTCAGCGTTTCCGTAACGCGGGTGGGGCCGTGTATGGCTCTACCGATATGCACCGCGCTCTGGTGGTGTCCTCCGATACCTACTTCTACTCTTTGGGCCCGGAAATCGGCGTTGATAATCTGCACGACTTCATGAAGCAGTTTGGCTTTGGCCAGCACACCGGCATTGATCTGGATGGCGAGCGCCAAGGCATTCTGCCTTCTACTGAATGGAAACGTCAGGCCTACAAAAAACCGGCCCAACAGCGCTGGTATGCCGGGGAAAGTATCTCGGTGGCGGTGGGGCAGGGCTATAACTCCTTTACCGTGCTGCAACTGGCTCATGCGACTGCCGTGCTGGCCAGCAACGGCATTGTGCGTCCCCCGCATCTGGTCACCCAGACCTTGAGCCCTCACGACCCTGAAATTGAACAGCCCGTGCGTATTGATGCCAAGCTGATTCCCCTGAAGCAGGCCAATGTGGATGTGGTCAAACGCGCCCTGGTGGATGTGGTGCGTCTGGGTACGGCTCGTCGCGCCTTTGCGGGTGCGGCTTATCAGGCTGCCGGTAAAACGGGGACGGCACAGGTCTTTAGCTTGCGCGGTGCCAAATACAACGCCAACGCCATTGATGAGCGTCTGCGCGATCACGCCTTGTTCATGTCCTACGCCCCGGCAGACAACCCCAAAATTGCTGTCGCCCTGATCGTGGAAAACGCAGGTTGGGGTGGTTCGGTTGCAGCACCGATTGTGCGCAAGGTCTTTGATTACTGGTTGGTGGAACGAGGGCAGATGCAATGA
- the mreD gene encoding rod shape-determining protein MreD gives MMRRAESSDTSSRKTRSSSLSSLQPIDSSPFSRASSPWLVWGSILLMWLASMLPWRLLPFAPDLLMLVLAFWAVHEPRRVPMSLAFIVGILVDVHDGSLLGEHALAYILVVYGALLLRKRILNFGMWTHFLHMAVVMLLAQLIVRVLHAWLVGEWSGWEWAGGTLLTAALWPLADSVLFLPQRRLDESDSGSS, from the coding sequence ATGATGCGACGCGCTGAGTCCTCGGACACCTCTAGCCGTAAAACCCGGTCCTCATCCCTGAGCAGTTTGCAGCCTATTGATAGCAGCCCGTTTTCGCGCGCCTCCAGCCCCTGGTTGGTATGGGGCTCGATTCTGCTGATGTGGCTGGCGTCCATGTTGCCCTGGCGCCTCTTGCCCTTTGCGCCTGACCTGTTGATGCTGGTGCTGGCATTCTGGGCCGTGCACGAGCCGCGTCGTGTTCCCATGTCTCTGGCTTTTATCGTGGGCATTCTGGTGGATGTGCACGATGGCAGCCTTTTGGGCGAACATGCTCTGGCCTATATTCTGGTCGTGTACGGCGCATTGCTGCTACGCAAGCGCATCCTGAACTTCGGCATGTGGACTCACTTTCTGCACATGGCGGTTGTCATGCTGCTGGCCCAGTTGATTGTGCGGGTTCTGCACGCCTGGCTGGTAGGGGAGTGGTCCGGCTGGGAGTGGGCCGGTGGCACCTTGCTGACCGCCGCCTTGTGGCCGCTGGCCGATAGTGTGCTGTTCTTGCCGCAGCGACGTCTGGACGAGTCCGACTCCGGTTCGTCCTGA
- the mreC gene encoding rod shape-determining protein MreC translates to MREQGSIRLFRRGSSAELRLAALLVLAVGLLITDARYAVLEPVRQAVAAVLYPFQRVMLAPRDLVTYFSSWTDAASTARSEKEALQRQRIELAQLSTHAAQLSAENEQLRRLLQVADTVTQPSVAVEVLYEPPNGYARHLIFNKGSASGIRPGMPVIDEGGVVGQVVRVTRFTSEAALITDDKVSVPVQVLRNGLRLIAFGGNPGGKVEVRFLTGDVDLEPDDTLITSGIGGLFPAGLPVGMVSSIERDDASGFALALVTPLSHPERYRHFLILLVPESERSLEQDDANDATR, encoded by the coding sequence ATGCGAGAACAAGGCTCCATCCGGCTATTTAGGCGCGGCTCATCAGCTGAGCTGCGTCTGGCCGCTCTTTTGGTGCTGGCAGTGGGCTTGTTGATCACTGATGCTCGTTACGCGGTGCTCGAACCCGTGCGCCAGGCCGTGGCCGCTGTGCTGTATCCCTTCCAGCGTGTCATGCTGGCCCCGCGCGATCTGGTTACCTACTTCAGTAGCTGGACGGACGCGGCCTCTACCGCTCGTTCCGAGAAAGAAGCCTTGCAACGCCAGCGTATCGAGCTGGCTCAACTGTCCACTCATGCTGCCCAGCTTTCTGCTGAAAACGAGCAACTGCGCCGTTTGCTGCAAGTGGCCGACACTGTCACCCAACCGTCTGTCGCGGTAGAGGTTCTGTATGAACCGCCCAATGGGTATGCCCGTCATCTGATCTTCAATAAAGGTTCGGCCAGCGGCATTCGTCCCGGCATGCCGGTGATTGACGAAGGCGGGGTGGTGGGCCAGGTGGTGCGTGTGACGCGCTTTACCTCCGAAGCCGCGCTGATTACCGACGATAAAGTCTCGGTACCGGTACAGGTGCTGCGTAATGGCCTGCGTCTGATTGCCTTTGGTGGCAACCCCGGCGGCAAGGTCGAGGTGCGTTTCCTGACGGGCGATGTAGATCTGGAGCCAGACGATACCTTGATTACCAGCGGTATCGGTGGCTTGTTCCCTGCCGGTTTGCCGGTGGGTATGGTCAGCAGCATCGAGCGCGATGATGCGTCCGGTTTTGCGCTGGCCCTGGTGACGCCTTTGTCGCACCCCGAGCGTTACCGCCATTTTCTGATTTTGCTGGTGCCCGAGAGCGAACGCTCTCTTGAACAGGACGATGCCAATGATGCGACGCGCTGA
- a CDS encoding rod shape-determining protein, with protein sequence MFGFLRSYFSSDMAIDLGTANTLIYVRGKGIVLDEPSVVAIRHEGGPNGKKIIQAVGQEAKQMLGRVPGNIEAIRPMKDGVIADFTVTEQMLKQFIRMVHPRSMFAPSPRIIVCVPCGSTQVERRAIKESALGAGASKVYLIEEPMAAAIGAGLAVSDASGSMVVDIGGGTTEVAVISLGGMVYKGSVRVGGDKFDEAIINYIRRNYGMLIGEPTAELIKKEIGSAFPGTEIREIEVKGRNLSEGVPRSFTVSSNEILESLTDPLNQIVSAVKTALEQTPPELGADITDKGIVLTGGGALVHDLDRLLQEETGLPVVVAEDPLTCVVRGCGEALEHLERLESVFIYD encoded by the coding sequence ATGTTCGGATTCCTACGCAGTTACTTTTCCAGCGATATGGCAATCGACCTCGGTACGGCCAATACCCTTATCTATGTACGCGGCAAGGGTATCGTACTGGATGAACCGTCCGTTGTAGCCATCCGCCATGAAGGTGGACCTAATGGTAAAAAAATCATTCAGGCCGTTGGGCAGGAGGCCAAGCAAATGCTGGGTCGGGTGCCTGGCAATATTGAAGCCATCCGGCCCATGAAGGATGGTGTGATCGCGGACTTCACTGTTACCGAGCAAATGCTCAAGCAGTTCATCCGCATGGTTCACCCACGCAGCATGTTTGCCCCCAGCCCGCGCATTATCGTGTGCGTGCCTTGTGGCTCCACCCAGGTGGAACGCCGTGCCATCAAAGAATCTGCTCTGGGCGCTGGCGCCAGCAAGGTCTACCTGATTGAAGAGCCCATGGCGGCCGCTATCGGTGCAGGCCTGGCCGTGTCCGATGCCAGCGGTTCCATGGTGGTGGATATCGGTGGTGGTACAACCGAAGTGGCCGTGATCTCTTTAGGCGGTATGGTCTATAAAGGATCGGTTCGCGTCGGTGGCGATAAGTTTGACGAAGCCATTATTAATTACATCCGTCGCAATTACGGAATGCTAATTGGTGAACCCACGGCTGAATTGATCAAAAAAGAGATCGGTTCCGCATTCCCTGGCACTGAAATTCGCGAGATTGAAGTCAAGGGTCGCAATTTGTCCGAAGGGGTGCCACGCAGTTTCACCGTTTCGTCCAACGAGATTCTGGAATCGCTTACCGATCCCTTGAATCAGATCGTCTCTGCGGTTAAAACCGCTCTGGAACAAACTCCTCCTGAACTGGGTGCGGACATCACGGACAAGGGCATCGTCCTGACCGGTGGTGGTGCTCTGGTTCATGACCTGGACCGTCTGCTGCAAGAAGAGACCGGCTTGCCCGTTGTGGTGGCTGAAGATCCTCTGACCTGCGTGGTACGGGGTTGCGGCGAGGCTCTGGAACATCTGGAGCGTCTGGAGTCCGTATTCATTTACGATTGA
- the gatC gene encoding Asp-tRNA(Asn)/Glu-tRNA(Gln) amidotransferase subunit GatC, which produces MSITEQDVARIAQLARLDLSAEQASQVEHDLTRILGLIQTLQTVDTQGVEPMAHPLSARQQISLRLREDKALPSGTVESRQAMMRNAPAEQDGLFLVPTVIE; this is translated from the coding sequence ATGTCTATCACTGAACAGGATGTTGCCCGTATAGCGCAACTGGCGCGCCTTGATCTTTCCGCTGAACAAGCCTCCCAGGTCGAGCACGATTTGACGCGCATCCTGGGCCTGATCCAGACCTTGCAAACCGTTGACACTCAAGGCGTTGAGCCCATGGCCCATCCTTTGTCCGCCCGCCAGCAGATCAGTCTGCGTCTGCGCGAGGACAAGGCCCTGCCTTCCGGAACGGTAGAAAGCCGCCAGGCCATGATGCGCAACGCCCCCGCCGAGCAGGATGGCCTGTTTCTGGTGCCCACGGTCATCGAATAA
- the gatA gene encoding Asp-tRNA(Asn)/Glu-tRNA(Gln) amidotransferase subunit GatA: MSFTPEFATIAALRQALQNKTVSARELAQQALDNSARQKELNAFVQQDAALTLAQADAADALIAQGKAGPLTGIPIAHKDLFVTKDWQTTACSKMLEGYVSPFDATVVTKLQAAGAVSLGKLNCDEFAMGSRNESSVFGPVRNPWDHSMVPGGSSGGSAAAVAAGLVAGATATDTGGSIRQPAALCGVSGIKPTYGTISRFGIIAYGSSLDQAGPIARNARDLLDLLETMCGFDPQDATSLEFCDDQPNNGARIRQQFEQQQSQQEAQGSQPLKGLRIGVPAQFFGPGLDPVVAEAIEAALKTYESLGAERVTVQLPLTELSVPTYYVISPAEASTNLSRFDGVRFGHRASQYTDLNSMISRSRSEGFGPEVVRRILVGTYVLSHGYYDAYYLQAQRVRRMIVDDFQKVFEQCDLILGPVTPALGRKLGATIEDPTTDWLGDVYTLGVSLAGLPAMSIPCGFSKDERPLPIGLQIIGNYFREGQLLAFADRFQQVTDWHQRQPGQQ; the protein is encoded by the coding sequence ATGTCTTTTACCCCTGAATTCGCGACTATTGCAGCGCTGCGTCAAGCCCTGCAAAACAAAACCGTCAGTGCCCGCGAGCTGGCCCAGCAAGCCCTGGACAATAGCGCCCGTCAAAAAGAGCTCAATGCCTTTGTGCAGCAGGACGCTGCCCTGACCCTGGCCCAGGCCGATGCCGCGGATGCCCTGATCGCTCAAGGCAAGGCCGGTCCATTGACCGGCATCCCTATCGCCCACAAAGATTTGTTTGTCACCAAGGATTGGCAGACCACCGCCTGCAGCAAAATGCTGGAAGGCTACGTCAGCCCCTTTGACGCCACGGTTGTGACCAAGCTGCAGGCAGCCGGTGCTGTCTCGCTGGGCAAACTGAACTGTGACGAATTCGCCATGGGCTCGCGCAATGAAAGCTCGGTGTTTGGCCCCGTGCGCAACCCCTGGGATCACTCCATGGTGCCCGGTGGCTCCTCGGGCGGTTCCGCCGCCGCTGTGGCTGCTGGCCTGGTAGCCGGTGCAACCGCAACCGATACCGGCGGTTCGATTCGCCAGCCTGCCGCCCTGTGTGGTGTCAGCGGCATCAAGCCCACCTACGGCACGATTTCCCGCTTCGGGATTATTGCTTACGGTTCCAGCCTGGATCAGGCCGGTCCTATCGCCCGCAATGCACGCGACTTGCTGGATCTGCTGGAGACCATGTGTGGTTTCGATCCGCAAGATGCCACCAGCCTGGAATTCTGCGACGACCAGCCAAATAACGGCGCACGCATTCGTCAGCAGTTTGAACAGCAACAGTCGCAGCAAGAAGCCCAAGGCAGCCAGCCACTGAAAGGTTTGCGTATTGGTGTGCCCGCCCAGTTCTTTGGCCCCGGCCTGGACCCGGTCGTTGCCGAGGCCATCGAAGCCGCCCTGAAAACCTACGAAAGCCTGGGTGCAGAGCGCGTCACCGTGCAACTGCCCCTGACAGAACTGTCTGTCCCTACTTATTACGTCATCAGCCCTGCCGAGGCCTCGACCAACCTGTCGCGCTTTGACGGCGTACGCTTTGGCCACCGCGCCAGCCAGTACACCGATCTGAACAGCATGATCTCGCGCTCGCGCTCCGAAGGCTTCGGCCCTGAAGTGGTGCGCCGCATTCTGGTCGGCACCTACGTGCTCTCGCATGGCTACTACGACGCCTACTATCTGCAAGCCCAACGCGTGCGCCGCATGATTGTGGACGACTTCCAGAAAGTCTTTGAACAGTGCGACCTGATCCTGGGCCCCGTCACACCGGCCCTGGGCCGCAAGCTGGGTGCCACCATCGAGGATCCCACCACAGACTGGCTGGGCGATGTCTACACACTGGGCGTCAGCCTGGCCGGCCTGCCCGCCATGTCCATTCCTTGCGGTTTCAGCAAGGATGAGCGCCCCCTGCCCATTGGTCTGCAAATCATTGGCAACTACTTCCGCGAAGGCCAATTGCTGGCCTTTGCCGACCGCTTCCAGCAAGTCACCGACTGGCATCAACGTCAACCAGGACAACAATAA
- the gatB gene encoding Asp-tRNA(Asn)/Glu-tRNA(Gln) amidotransferase subunit GatB, with protein sequence MEWEIVIGLETHTQLSTESKIFSSSSTRFGALPNTQANEVDMALPGALPVFNRGAAERAIRLGLAVGGHIAPRSVFERKNYFYPDLPKNYQISQMEIPVVSGGTVSFMLDGEEKTINLTRAHLEEDAGKSLHENFRGPYGESSTGIDLNRAGTPLLEIVSEPEMRSAAEAVGYARALHSLVVWLGICDGNMQEGSFRVDANVSVRPKGQKEFGTRCELKNINSFRFLERAIQYEARRQIELIEDGGKVTQETRLYDSDRDETRSMRSKEDAHDYRYFPDPDLPPLFISEEWIEQVRQSMPELPAQKLARFEQEFELSRYDASQLTVDRATSDFFEAILQAGSSANAKLAANWILGELSAALNREEISIEQSKVSPAQLAQLIARIADGTISNKIARDVFAAQWDGELNGDVDAIIDARGLKQINDVGAIEAMVDEVLAANPSIVEQHRAGKPKAFNALVGQVMKVAKGKANPQQINEMLKQKLDA encoded by the coding sequence ATGGAATGGGAAATTGTGATCGGGCTGGAAACCCATACCCAGCTCTCGACCGAATCCAAAATCTTCTCCAGCAGCAGCACCCGCTTTGGCGCCTTGCCCAACACGCAAGCCAACGAAGTCGATATGGCCTTGCCCGGCGCGCTGCCCGTCTTTAACCGTGGCGCTGCCGAACGGGCGATTCGCCTGGGTCTGGCCGTAGGTGGCCACATTGCGCCGCGCTCCGTGTTCGAGCGCAAGAACTACTTCTACCCTGATCTGCCCAAGAACTACCAGATCAGCCAGATGGAAATTCCCGTCGTCAGCGGCGGCACGGTCAGCTTCATGCTGGACGGTGAAGAAAAGACCATCAATCTGACACGCGCCCACCTGGAAGAAGATGCCGGTAAATCCCTGCATGAAAACTTCCGTGGTCCTTATGGCGAGTCCAGCACCGGGATCGACTTGAACCGCGCGGGCACTCCACTGCTGGAAATCGTGTCCGAACCTGAAATGCGCTCGGCTGCTGAAGCCGTGGGCTACGCCCGCGCCCTGCACAGTCTGGTCGTCTGGCTGGGCATTTGCGACGGCAATATGCAGGAAGGCTCCTTCCGCGTGGACGCCAACGTCTCGGTACGCCCCAAAGGCCAGAAAGAATTCGGCACCCGTTGCGAACTGAAGAACATCAACTCCTTCCGCTTCCTGGAGCGTGCGATTCAATACGAAGCACGCCGCCAGATCGAGCTGATCGAGGACGGTGGCAAAGTAACGCAGGAAACTCGCCTGTACGACTCGGATCGCGACGAGACGCGCAGCATGCGCAGCAAGGAAGATGCCCACGATTACCGCTACTTCCCCGATCCTGACCTGCCACCTCTGTTTATCAGCGAAGAGTGGATCGAGCAGGTTCGTCAGAGCATGCCTGAACTGCCCGCCCAGAAACTGGCTCGCTTCGAGCAAGAGTTTGAGCTGAGCCGTTACGACGCCTCGCAACTGACTGTAGACCGTGCCACTTCCGACTTTTTTGAAGCCATCTTGCAAGCGGGTTCCAGCGCCAATGCAAAACTGGCTGCCAACTGGATTCTGGGCGAGCTCTCGGCTGCCTTGAACCGCGAAGAAATCAGCATCGAACAGTCCAAAGTCAGCCCGGCACAATTGGCTCAACTGATTGCCCGCATTGCTGACGGCACCATCTCCAACAAGATTGCCCGCGATGTATTTGCGGCGCAGTGGGATGGCGAGTTGAATGGCGATGTGGATGCCATCATCGACGCCCGTGGCTTGAAGCAAATCAACGACGTGGGTGCCATTGAGGCCATGGTGGACGAAGTACTGGCCGCCAACCCCAGCATCGTTGAGCAGCACCGTGCCGGTAAGCCAAAAGCCTTCAACGCTTTGGTCGGCCAGGTGATGAAGGTTGCCAAGGGCAAGGCCAATCCGCAGCAGATCAACGAAATGCTCAAGCAAAAGCTGGACGCCTAA
- the pyrE gene encoding orotate phosphoribosyltransferase, producing MSATNDNRRNFVRFSLEQGVLRFGEFKVKSGRLSPYFFNAGLFNTGRSVGQLARFYAQALLDSGVSFDMLFGPAYKGIPLAAATSIALAEHPQIGDRDVPFAFNRKEAKDHGEGGTLVGAPLQGKVVIIDDVITAGTSVRESMQIIKAAGAEPAAVLIALDRMERAGNDQELSAHSAVQEVEQTYGIPVISIASLADIMAVLADDTTLAAHAPQVKAYRDRYGV from the coding sequence ATGTCGGCTACTAACGATAATCGTCGTAATTTTGTGCGCTTTTCCCTGGAACAGGGAGTGCTGCGCTTTGGGGAATTCAAGGTCAAGTCCGGCCGTTTGAGTCCTTACTTCTTCAATGCCGGCCTGTTCAATACGGGACGTAGCGTGGGTCAGCTGGCCCGTTTCTATGCCCAGGCTTTGCTGGATTCGGGCGTGTCTTTTGACATGCTGTTCGGCCCCGCCTACAAAGGGATTCCTCTGGCAGCAGCAACCTCGATTGCGCTGGCCGAGCATCCTCAAATCGGTGATCGTGATGTGCCCTTTGCCTTCAACCGCAAAGAAGCCAAAGACCATGGCGAAGGTGGCACCCTGGTGGGCGCACCCTTGCAAGGCAAGGTCGTGATTATTGATGACGTGATCACCGCGGGTACATCTGTGCGTGAATCCATGCAGATCATTAAAGCCGCAGGTGCAGAGCCGGCTGCGGTGCTGATTGCTCTGGATCGCATGGAGCGCGCTGGTAATGATCAGGAACTGTCCGCGCATTCTGCGGTGCAGGAAGTGGAACAGACTTACGGTATTCCCGTGATCAGCATTGCCTCGCTGGCGGACATCATGGCGGTGCTGGCGGACGATACGACCCTGGCGGCTCACGCTCCCCAGGTGAAAGCCTACCGCGATCGCTACGGCGTCTGA